GCGGCCAGCGGTTTCACCGCGAGCACGGCCGCGGTGAGCCGCGCGACGGCGCGGTCCGCGGCGCGCGTCACGGTCGGTCGCGCTGCCGGATCGGGAACTCGTGACCCTTGGTGGTGTGGGTGACCTTGCGGTTGTGGGTGTAGCTGTCGGTTCCGGCCACCAGCACGGTGCCGTAGTCCCGCAGGCTCACCCGGCCGCCGTACTCGTCCACGTCGTCGGTGTCCGGGTAGACCTCCACGGCGGTCGGCACGTACCGGCCGGCGAAGCCCAGCCGCATCGGCTTGTCCGCCGCGCTGTGCGGCTTGGACGAATGCATCATGGTGGACCAGAACATGACCGCCTCGCCGGGCTGCATCACCATGGAGATGGCCCGCTCGATCGGCGGCCGCCAGTCCGGATCCTTCTGCAACTCCCGGTAGTCGTATCCGTAGAAGCCGCGGTTGATGCCGTCCTTGTTCTGCTGGTTGATCGTGTCCGGCTGGTAGTGCATCTCCTTGGACTCGTCGTAGTACATCGTCCGCTGGGTGCCGGGGATGAACTGCAGGCAGCCGGTGTCCTCGGCGGCCTCGGTGAACGCGGTCCAGACCGTGAGGGTGCCGCCGAACTCCTTCTCCGCGGCGGGCCAGAGGATCTGCGGTTTGCCCGACGCGAACGCGAAGGTGTCGGCCTGATGCCAGTCGGTGCCCTCGTCGCCGGGGTACTTCGGGAAGAACTCCGAACGCCAGCACAACACGTTGGGACCGAGTACGGCGGTCAGCCGGTCCACGATCTGCGGCCGGCAGATGTGGTCGGCGAGGAACGTCGAATCCAGGTGGCGGTCGTAGTTCGCGATATTGGTGTTGCCGGCCTGCGCGTCACCCTCGTCGTAGACGGCGGCGCTGCGGTCCATCAGGCGCAGCCGTTCGCGCCGCCACAGCCGGCGCATCTCGTCGGGCTCGTACACCTGGAACGGGCCGAGGTAACCCTGTTCGTGGAAGTGGGCCACCTCCTGCGGACTCGGGGTGAAGCTCTCCTGGGTTGCGTGTGCCATCGTCGGTTCTCCACTCTGTGTGCGGAAAGCTGTTCGGGGATCGGTCATTGCGGATTCGCGTCGGCGAGCAGCCGCAGCACCAGTGCCGTCAGCGTGTCGACGGACGCCTCGTCCAGTTCCTCGACATCGACTGTGACGCCGTAGTTCTCGTTGATCTGCGCCACGACCCGGATGAACGCGAGCGAGGTCACGCCCTGGTCGAACATGTCGACCACCGGGTCCACATCGTCACGTTCCGTGACGGTCCGCACTGTTTCACCGATCCACTGCCGCACGTCCGAGGCGTTCTGCGCCGGCGTGGTCGTCCTCCCCAAGGGCATCGTGATTCACCTTTCCCTGTGGCGTCATCGGAATCTCCGAGACGACTTCGTAATAGGACGGCCGGAGATGCCGGGGCAGCGCCGCACGCGCGTGTTGCCTTGCGGCGGTGACCAATTCAGCATCGGCGGGCCGGTCGGATCCGGCCGGCAGCAGGTACGCGGCGAGCACGACGTCGCCGTCGCGGTTCGTCCGGGACGTGACGACCGCGCGCGCGATCGCGTCCACGCGGCACAGGCACGCCTCGATCTCGCCGGGTTCGATCCGGTAGCCGCGGATCTTCAGCTGTCCGTCGGCCCGGCCCAGATAGAGCAGTTCCCCGCGCTCGCGCTGTGCGCGATCGCCGGTGCGGTACAGGCGTTCCCCGTCCGCGGCGGCGACGAAGCGCTGCGCGGTCAGCGCGGGCCGGTTCAGGTAGCCGCGGGTCAAACCCGGTCCGGCGACGTACAACTCACCGGCCACCCCGTCCGGGACCGGCCGTAGCTCGTCGTCGAGGACGTGCACGCGCAGATCGGGGATCCCGGCGCCGATCGGGCTGCGGCCACCGGTCCGCAGGTCGGCCGCGGTGATCGGCCGATGGGTGCAGTGCACGGTGGTCTCGGTGATGCCGTACATGTTGACCAGCGTGGGCCGCCGATCGCCGTGCCGGTCCAGCCAGGGGGCGAGTACCCGGGGGTCCAGCCGTTCACCGCCGAAGATCACCAGCCGCAGGTCGGGTCCGAAGGGGTTGTCGCCGCGCTCGGCGGCCGGCAGTGCGGTGAGCAGCTGATGGAACGCCGACGGCGTCTGGTTCAGCACCGTCACCCGGTGTGCGCGCAGCAGCGATACCAGCAATTCCGGTGCGCGGGTGACGGTTTCGGGCAGCAGGACCAGGCGGCCGCCGAACAGCAGCGCACCCCAGATCTCCCAGACCGAGAAGTCGAAGCTGATGGAGTGGAACAGGGCCCAGGTGTCGTGCTCGCCGAACCGGAACCACGGCCGGGTCTGCTCGAACAGCCGCACCACGTTGCGGTGTTCGACCATGACCCCCTTGGGTTTTCCGGTCGACCCCGAGGTGTAGATCACGTAGGCCAGATCGCGGTCCGAGGACGGTCCGTCGGGTTCCGGCAACTGCGGGCCGTCGCCCGCGTCGTCGTCATCGATCCACACGATCGCGGGGTGCCGGCCCGTCAGGACCTCCGCGGTGTCCCGCGCGGCGACGACCAGCGGTGGCGCGCAGTCGGTCAGCAGGTAGCCGACGCGCTCGGCGGGGTAGGCGGGATCGATCGGCACGTAGCCCCCGCCGGCCGCGAGGATGCCCAGCATGCCGACGATCGCCTCCGGGCCGCGCCGCGCGCACAGTCCCACCGGCACGTCCGGCCCGACCCCGAGCCCGGTCAGCCGGCGGGCCAGCCGATCGGCGCGGGCCG
This DNA window, taken from Nocardia sp. BMG111209, encodes the following:
- a CDS encoding acyl carrier protein produces the protein MRTVTERDDVDPVVDMFDQGVTSLAFIRVVAQINENYGVTVDVEELDEASVDTLTALVLRLLADANPQ
- a CDS encoding chlorinating enzyme, yielding MAHATQESFTPSPQEVAHFHEQGYLGPFQVYEPDEMRRLWRRERLRLMDRSAAVYDEGDAQAGNTNIANYDRHLDSTFLADHICRPQIVDRLTAVLGPNVLCWRSEFFPKYPGDEGTDWHQADTFAFASGKPQILWPAAEKEFGGTLTVWTAFTEAAEDTGCLQFIPGTQRTMYYDESKEMHYQPDTINQQNKDGINRGFYGYDYRELQKDPDWRPPIERAISMVMQPGEAVMFWSTMMHSSKPHSAADKPMRLGFAGRYVPTAVEVYPDTDDVDEYGGRVSLRDYGTVLVAGTDSYTHNRKVTHTTKGHEFPIRQRDRP
- a CDS encoding amino acid adenylation domain-containing protein, giving the protein MDVASALGEGKSVVFRGSNLHTIFRERVRLHPERIALSTRQESISYAELAARADRLARRLTGLGVGPDVPVGLCARRGPEAIVGMLGILAAGGGYVPIDPAYPAERVGYLLTDCAPPLVVAARDTAEVLTGRHPAIVWIDDDDAGDGPQLPEPDGPSSDRDLAYVIYTSGSTGKPKGVMVEHRNVVRLFEQTRPWFRFGEHDTWALFHSISFDFSVWEIWGALLFGGRLVLLPETVTRAPELLVSLLRAHRVTVLNQTPSAFHQLLTALPAAERGDNPFGPDLRLVIFGGERLDPRVLAPWLDRHGDRRPTLVNMYGITETTVHCTHRPITAADLRTGGRSPIGAGIPDLRVHVLDDELRPVPDGVAGELYVAGPGLTRGYLNRPALTAQRFVAAADGERLYRTGDRAQRERGELLYLGRADGQLKIRGYRIEPGEIEACLCRVDAIARAVVTSRTNRDGDVVLAAYLLPAGSDRPADAELVTAARQHARAALPRHLRPSYYEVVSEIPMTPQGKVNHDALGEDDHAGAERLGRAAVDR